Below is a window of Candidatus Trichorickettsia mobilis DNA.
TCGGTATACACTGGTCTTTGCATAACAAATAGCTGATAGTTGCTTTCAATAAAATCGGTGAATTCTTATCAATTGCTCTTACATATACCGGTATTGATACTTTCCCAGTGTAATAATAATCTTCTATACTACCAGAATTCACTGATATATTAGGAAATGGCCAGATAATTTTATATTGTAACAAATTATGTGATTCAGAAAAATCAATGTTGGTCGGCAAACCATTTACGCCAGCATATAACCAGTAAATCTTACTATTATCCAAGTTTATGTGGAATAAAACTTTACCAACTCCTTTTTCCATTTTAAAATGCAAAGTAGTAGCATTAACTTGTAATGCAGTTATTAATACTATGATAAAATAATAAATTTTTTTTGCCATCAGCTTAGTAAGTGCCATTGAATGTTAATCAATATATTATTATATTTCTGGCTATAGCAATTTGTATCTACATATTGAGCAGATTTTTTTAATTTTTTAAAATAAAATTTATGGAAGACCAAACCTTTAACAATTTATCTGGCAAAGTGCTTATTGCTAGTCCATATACACTTTACAGTGATGTATTTCATAAATCATTAATTTATATATTATCTCATACTCCTGACGGTGGTGCATCAGGACTTATTGTTAACCATTTAATGAGCCGCATGCCTTTAAAATCACTGTTTCATTCGGTAAATGACACTGATCCTAATATAAACAACATGATTTTGTCCATCTATCTCGGTGGACCAATAGAACTTGAGAAAGGTTTTTTTCTGCATTCTGACGAGTATGATAAAAATCTATTATTTAAATCACAAAATAACATCGCTATAAGTTCGAATACCGATATTCTTAAAGATATTGCAGCAGGTGTCGGCCCTAAACATAGTTTATTTATTGTTGGTTATACTGCCTGGAAAGCAGGACAATTAGAGCTTGAACTTGAAAATAATTTCTGGATCGTATCAGAGTGTAACCCAGAATTAATTTTTTCAGAAGCTAATGATCAAAAATGGCATGTAGCTCTAAAAAACCTTGGCATCGATGATGCACATTTTTCTGCGAAATTAGGTCATTGTTAGAATTGCTTTGATTTCTGACGAGAAATTTCCTAGTGTTAAGGGTTTTCTGCGATTAACCCAGTAATCTGTGACTGCCATAATTTTTTATATAGCTCACCTTGATCTAAGAGTTCTTTATGAGTCCCTTCTTCAACGATAATACCGTCATTAAATACTAAAATCTTATCCATGTGTAACAAAGTTGCTAATCGATGAGCGATAATAATCACAGTTTTATTATGCATCAAATATTTTAAAGAATCCTGAATCAGGTTTTCAGTGGCACTATCTAAACTACTAGTAGCTTCATCAAGAATTAGTATTGGGGCATTCTTTAAAATTGCTCGAGCAATTATCACTCTCTGTCTTTGTCCACCCGATAAATTATTGCCTCGTTCTCCACATAATGTATTATATCCATCAGGCAATTTCGCAATAAATTCATGAATATAAGCAGCTCTGGCCGCTTCAATTACTTCTTCATCAGTTGCATTTCTTTTGCCATAACGAATATTTTCCATAATAGTACGATGAAATAAAATTGGTTCTTGCGGAATAATACTTACACTTGCTCGTAATGAATCTTGAGTTACATCTTTAATATTTTGTCCGTCAATAAGAATAGAACCATCTTTTATATCATATAATCTAGTGATTAAATTAACAAAAGTTGTTTTACCAGAACCAGAAAACCCCACTAAACCAACTTTCTGTTTAGCACTAATGAGCATTGACTTGTTACTAAATATTTTATTATTCTGATAGTAGAAAGTAACATTTCTAAACTCAATTTCCCCTTTTAAAGCTTGTAATATTTTAGCTTGCTCGCTATCTATAACAATATAAGGCTGAATTAAAGTCATGCTTTGATGGAAAGCACCGAATTCTTCAAATAAATCTCCTACTTCCTCAGTTAGCTCCCAAATATCATCAGCCACTGCCATACATAAAGTTAAAACCAATACACAATCACCAATAGTTATAATCAATTGACCTCTAAGTATTGATATACGGTAGATAATTGTAAAAATCATTATTGAGCATGATAACCCTAATACATAACGTAGTTTTAACATAAACCACTGCATTACTTGATCACTCTTCACTGCCTCATTAATATAATGATTTAAATAACGACGTTCAAATTTATGAGAAGTAAACATTCTAATTGCACTGATATTGGCTACGGCGTCAACAATTTTACCGGCTACTTGTGATTTATGTTTGGCGTAATTAGTAGAATATCTATTGATTATTCGAGAGAAACCTATACTTAGACCAATAAATACACAAACCCAGATAAAAAAAATCGTTGCTATTTGATAATGCACACTATACATCGCAATTAGTGCAAAAATAATCACCGCAAATTTACGAATAAGTTTTTCACTTAATATGGCAAATACCATTTCTAAGGATCTTGATCCCTCTGTTATTCTATTAGTAATATGACCAGCTAAATTATCTTGGAAAAATTTATGGTGATAATATTGAGTATAATTATATAACTCATCTACTATCTTTCCTTTGACTATTGGCATAGTTTTTAACCATAAATAATCATAGACACGCCCCATTAAATTTATGCTTTCCCACCACACTCCATACATAATAGCCCAAAAAAGCATTAAAGTAGGAAGCGCAGCAGCTTCAAGATCACCAGCTTCCTCTATCAAATCTGTGATATTTTTAAGTAATATGCTATCAATTGCTGGAATAATGCCAAATAATACACATAATAACATTATGCATATTACTGGTATCTTGCTTAGACCAAGAAAAAAAATACTTAACTTAATCGAAGAATTTGATAAAGATGTTCTCAGCAACATAAATCTACAACTACATGACAAAAGGGTCATTATAACAGATGTTACATTGTATGGATAGATACTTGCTTATTAATTTCATAAATTTACCATTACTTGGTCTTGCTACATATGATAACTTTTCACTTCTTTATTACTACCCAACCGTAAGAGATATTAAGATTAATAATAGCATTAAACTAAAATTCTCAGTATAGATGAGTTTTTAACTTTTTAATATCATCATTATTTTTCAATAATAATCATGACCTATAACAGTTATCTATTGCTAAATTTAACGATCTATAGTTAAATAATTAAATAAACTACCTTGATTATGGTAAGTAAAAATGATACAAATTGGATCAAATCCTAGATCTTAATAAATATACATGTTTGGCACTTATGCAAAAAGGAAAAGATATTATCAAAATCAAAGACGATATATTACAATCTACAGTTCAAAATAATAATGAAGAACAATGGGTATTTTCTGATCTCAAATATATTTGTAGTTCTACTGGACTTATTACAGAATCTTTACAAAAAGGTTTTGATATTGCACAACTACCAAATGGAGATGTTATTGTAACAGAGGTTAAAACAGTAAATATACGCTATAGTTGGGATAAGAAAAAACAAAAAATGATTAAGATAAATCAAGAGTAGCTATATTCTCTTATACTTAATTTATAACTACTTATAGAAATATTTATAGAACTTACATTCTAATAAACTCTAGAAACGGTCCAAGGATAACCAATGGTAAGAATGCTATTGCTCCAACTAGCAATACAATAATTATCAGAAAAATACTTAGCTCACCACCAAACTGGCTTTCTTCTTGTCGCAGATTAACAATCTTTTTTTTGTTAGCAAAAGATCCACTTAATGCTAAAGAATAATATATTACTGGATAACGTCCAATTAACATCGCTATTGTCGTAGTATAATTAAAATAATCATTGGTAATATTAATGCCAGTCAGTACAGAACCGTTATTAGTAAAAGTAGAAGCAAAATTATAAGTAATATCTGTTACTGCTTGCGAAGCAGGGTAGGTAATTAAAGCTTTACTTATAGGTAACAATAATGTGATACCAGTAAAAAATAATATACCGACCGGAACTAATAAGAATACGACTACCACATAATTTATTTCACGAATACTAATTTTCTTGCCAAAAAAATTAGCGGTATTACCGGTAATTAATCCGCGTAAAAATATTGCCACTACTAAATAAGCAAGCATTGCAAAAAAACCAGAACCCACTCCTTCCAAAACAAATTTACTCAATACCAGGCTAGCAAACATTACTAATGTACTTAATGGAGAATAATTCTCCAAACAAGCATTAGCTGATCCTGAAGAACTGGTAGTAATTGATAATATCCACATTAAAGACGGAAATTTGTCATAGATTAATTCTTTACCAGTATAATTAAAAGTATCTTGCAAACTTTCATTTGATAAAACTAGTGGTACACCATATTCATTTTCTCCAAGATTAATTAGCCATAAAGAAATACCCATGATAAATAGTACTACTGCATATAATGACCAACTTAACTTAGGTTCTTTTAAAAGATAACCATAGGTAAATATTAAAGCTACAGGCAACCATAACACTAAAAATAGAGAGAATATGACCACCACTCGATTTGGCGCTTCAAAAGGATGTGCTGAGGCACTGGCAAACAAAGAACCGCCATTAGCAACCAAATTTTTAATGGCAACCTGTCCAGCTACCGGTCCAATAAATAACTGCTGCTGATTACCAGTTAAATCTGTATAATTTAACTGACCTACAAAATCAAAAGGGACTGACTGACTAACTAAAAATAACGATATTACTAAAGAGATTGGTAATAATATTAAAAATATTGATTTAAAAAAATCTTCATAAAAATTTCCAAGTAATGGGTTGTTATTATTAATAATTCCTCTGGTAAAAGCTATAAACACAGCAATACCAGTGCCACCTGATAAAAAATTCTGTAAGGTCAACGCAAATAATTGGCTAAACATACTTAACTGAGTTTCAGGATTATGGCTTTGCCAAAAGGTTCCGCTAGTAAATGAAACTGCTGCATTTAAACTTGCAGCTAACCCTAATCCTTCTTGTAAATTACTATTTAATGGTAGATATTCTTGAAAATAGATGATGATAAAAGTAACCACAATACATATGATATTAAAACACATTAAACTTCTAAAATACTGATCCCAAGTTTGTGGCTCTATGTTAAATAGTGGAATTTTTAAATTATTAATTAGAGAATTAGCTTTATCTCTATAAACATAAGCCACATATTTACCTAGCAGAATAGCCAACCCTGTTAATATAATAAAAAAAATTATAGCGGCCATTAACATTCACATTTCCTTGTAAACTTTATCAATTAATGTACAAGCTAAACCTTCAACAGATCTACTGGCTATATTTGGGACTTCCAGAGGTTTTTTGATACCGCATCCACAAATTATAAAACCTAGTAACCATATCAATAATTTTTGCTGCATATGTATCAATTTATTTATTAACAATCACAATTTGTCATTATATTCTATAATTATGCCAGGCTTTGTTGTTTTAATATAGATTATCTTATATAAAAAAGCCCTTGTGTAAAACAAACTAATTTATAATATATAGATTTGCAATCATTGCTTTATAGTCGTTAAATTATGCTCAATCAATACCTTATCAAATTCTTACTAATCTTGCTGCTACTATCTGCTGAATCAAGTTTTGCTGCGAAAATCACCGAAATCGAAAGATTAAACGCCCCAGATGATGTTGCATTTTTTGATGAAAATGGCCAACAGCATTTTATTACTGAATTTGACGGTAAAACATTATTACTTACTTTTTGGGCTACCTGGTGCGCTGCATGTACTAAAGAAATGCCTGATCTTGATATGTTACAAAAAGATTTTCGTAAATTACCGTTCGCAATAATAGCCGTATCTCAAGATTTTCAAGGGATACCAGTTATCAAAAAATATTTTGAAAAAAATGAAATAAGATATTTAAATATTTACCATGATTACCGCAATCAACTTTTTAATGCCTATGCTGTTGTTGGATTACCTACCAGCTTCTTAATAAATCAAGAAGGTAAAATAGTACTGAGCTTTGCCGGAACCATAGATTGGTATAGTGATGAGATAAGGCAGATGATACTATCTCATATTCCAGGTGATCATCCAGAACCCAAAAATAGTTATAAAGCTCCTAGCCTGAATCAAGTAATAAAACCTAACATTTCTACTCACAAAGATACGCAGCCTTTACCTCAGCCAACTGCTGCTGAACAAACAAATAATTCGGTAGATACGCTACCTGATACAAATATCCCACAACAAAATACAAAGGACAATAATGCAAAAAATTAACAATAATAGGAACCTCATTACAGTTGCTGATGACAGCATAGTCAAAACTGAACGTCAAATAGGTAAATTTGAACAAATACTTTCAATGCTGCCGTTTAAGTTTCAAAGTCAGAAACCAGTAATTGCAGTATTGTCATTAAACGGTATTATTGGCAAAGTCAGTAATTTAAAATCAGGTCTTTGTTTACATAGTCTTAATGAATTAATTGAAAAGGCTTTTGCCATCTCTAAATTACGAGCTATCTGCCTTAGTATTAATTCTCCCGGTGGTTCGCCGGTACAATCAGAGTTAATTGCAAAACGCATCACCTCGCTTGCTAAAAGCAAAAAAATCCCTGTCTATAGTTTTGTCGAAGATGTGGCAGCTTCAGGCGGATACTGGCTAGCTTGTGCTGGTGATGAAATATATGCTTCCAAGAGCTCAATAATTGGTAGTATCGGAGTTATTTCCAGTAGCTTTGGATTTCATGAAGCTATTAACAAACTTGGCGTTGAACGTCGGGTCTATACTGAAGGTCAAAATAAAGCTATTCTTGATCCATTTCAACCGGTTAAAGCAGCCGATATAAAAATTATTAAACAACTACAACAACAAATCCATCAACATTTTATTGATTATGTAAAAGAACGTAGAGCCGGAAAATTAACTCAAAGTGATGATATATTATTTAATGGCGAGTTCTGGGCTGGTGAATCAGCACATGATTTCGGTTTAATCGACGGTATTGCTGATATGCATAGCTTTATTAACAATAAATTTGGTGACGATATCAAAATTGAATATATTGCCAGCAAACAATCCTGGCTCAAGAAAAAACTTGGAATGGCTAACAATAATAATCTGCACGAAATAGCAGATTATTTTCTAGATGCTATTGAACATAAAGTATTATATAAAAAATTTGATTTATATTAGCTATGATGAGTTGGACAAACAGGCTTTGCAATCTATTTACAACTACAAAAGTAGAGTTTGTGAAAAAGGCTAATTGAATCAAAAGAAAAGAGTCATTTAATGCAATATACTAATTCCTGGTTAGGAGCTTCATTCC
It encodes the following:
- a CDS encoding YqgE/AlgH family protein; translation: MEDQTFNNLSGKVLIASPYTLYSDVFHKSLIYILSHTPDGGASGLIVNHLMSRMPLKSLFHSVNDTDPNINNMILSIYLGGPIELEKGFFLHSDEYDKNLLFKSQNNIAISSNTDILKDIAAGVGPKHSLFIVGYTAWKAGQLELELENNFWIVSECNPELIFSEANDQKWHVALKNLGIDDAHFSAKLGHC
- a CDS encoding ABC transporter ATP-binding protein, with product MLLRTSLSNSSIKLSIFFLGLSKIPVICIMLLCVLFGIIPAIDSILLKNITDLIEEAGDLEAAALPTLMLFWAIMYGVWWESINLMGRVYDYLWLKTMPIVKGKIVDELYNYTQYYHHKFFQDNLAGHITNRITEGSRSLEMVFAILSEKLIRKFAVIIFALIAMYSVHYQIATIFFIWVCVFIGLSIGFSRIINRYSTNYAKHKSQVAGKIVDAVANISAIRMFTSHKFERRYLNHYINEAVKSDQVMQWFMLKLRYVLGLSCSIMIFTIIYRISILRGQLIITIGDCVLVLTLCMAVADDIWELTEEVGDLFEEFGAFHQSMTLIQPYIVIDSEQAKILQALKGEIEFRNVTFYYQNNKIFSNKSMLISAKQKVGLVGFSGSGKTTFVNLITRLYDIKDGSILIDGQNIKDVTQDSLRASVSIIPQEPILFHRTIMENIRYGKRNATDEEVIEAARAAYIHEFIAKLPDGYNTLCGERGNNLSGGQRQRVIIARAILKNAPILILDEATSSLDSATENLIQDSLKYLMHNKTVIIIAHRLATLLHMDKILVFNDGIIVEEGTHKELLDQGELYKKLWQSQITGLIAENP
- a CDS encoding DUF2671 domain-containing protein, which encodes MQKGKDIIKIKDDILQSTVQNNNEEQWVFSDLKYICSSTGLITESLQKGFDIAQLPNGDVIVTEVKTVNIRYSWDKKKQKMIKINQE
- a CDS encoding potassium-transporting ATPase subunit KdpA, producing MAAIIFFIILTGLAILLGKYVAYVYRDKANSLINNLKIPLFNIEPQTWDQYFRSLMCFNIICIVVTFIIIYFQEYLPLNSNLQEGLGLAASLNAAVSFTSGTFWQSHNPETQLSMFSQLFALTLQNFLSGGTGIAVFIAFTRGIINNNNPLLGNFYEDFFKSIFLILLPISLVISLFLVSQSVPFDFVGQLNYTDLTGNQQQLFIGPVAGQVAIKNLVANGGSLFASASAHPFEAPNRVVVIFSLFLVLWLPVALIFTYGYLLKEPKLSWSLYAVVLFIMGISLWLINLGENEYGVPLVLSNESLQDTFNYTGKELIYDKFPSLMWILSITTSSSGSANACLENYSPLSTLVMFASLVLSKFVLEGVGSGFFAMLAYLVVAIFLRGLITGNTANFFGKKISIREINYVVVVFLLVPVGILFFTGITLLLPISKALITYPASQAVTDITYNFASTFTNNGSVLTGINITNDYFNYTTTIAMLIGRYPVIYYSLALSGSFANKKKIVNLRQEESQFGGELSIFLIIIVLLVGAIAFLPLVILGPFLEFIRM
- a CDS encoding TlpA disulfide reductase family protein, producing the protein MLNQYLIKFLLILLLLSAESSFAAKITEIERLNAPDDVAFFDENGQQHFITEFDGKTLLLTFWATWCAACTKEMPDLDMLQKDFRKLPFAIIAVSQDFQGIPVIKKYFEKNEIRYLNIYHDYRNQLFNAYAVVGLPTSFLINQEGKIVLSFAGTIDWYSDEIRQMILSHIPGDHPEPKNSYKAPSLNQVIKPNISTHKDTQPLPQPTAAEQTNNSVDTLPDTNIPQQNTKDNNAKN
- a CDS encoding S49 family peptidase produces the protein MQKINNNRNLITVADDSIVKTERQIGKFEQILSMLPFKFQSQKPVIAVLSLNGIIGKVSNLKSGLCLHSLNELIEKAFAISKLRAICLSINSPGGSPVQSELIAKRITSLAKSKKIPVYSFVEDVAASGGYWLACAGDEIYASKSSIIGSIGVISSSFGFHEAINKLGVERRVYTEGQNKAILDPFQPVKAADIKIIKQLQQQIHQHFIDYVKERRAGKLTQSDDILFNGEFWAGESAHDFGLIDGIADMHSFINNKFGDDIKIEYIASKQSWLKKKLGMANNNNLHEIADYFLDAIEHKVLYKKFDLY